From one Streptomyces chromofuscus genomic stretch:
- a CDS encoding gluconokinase, translating into MRTPHVVVVMGVAGTGKTTIGPLLAARLGVPYAEGDDFHPAANIAKMSAGTPLEDEDRWPWLDAIGVWAHERTGLGGVVSSSALKRSYRDRLRAAAPGVVFVHLTGDRELIETRMAQRQGHFMPTALLDSQFATLQPLQADEAGVAVDVSGTPGEITARAVAALDSLDSTSPSAP; encoded by the coding sequence ATGCGTACCCCCCACGTCGTCGTGGTGATGGGCGTCGCCGGCACGGGCAAGACCACCATCGGTCCGCTGCTCGCCGCACGGCTGGGCGTCCCTTATGCCGAGGGCGACGACTTCCACCCGGCGGCCAACATCGCCAAGATGTCGGCCGGGACCCCGCTCGAGGACGAGGACCGGTGGCCGTGGCTGGACGCCATCGGCGTCTGGGCCCACGAGCGGACCGGGCTGGGCGGGGTGGTCAGCAGCTCGGCGCTGAAGCGGTCGTACCGCGACCGGCTCAGGGCCGCCGCACCCGGTGTCGTGTTCGTGCACCTCACCGGCGACCGGGAGCTCATCGAGACCCGGATGGCGCAGCGGCAGGGCCATTTCATGCCGACCGCGCTGCTGGACTCGCAGTTCGCCACGCTCCAGCCGCTCCAGGCGGACGAGGCCGGAGTCGCGGTCGACGTCTCCGGCACCCCCGGGGAGATCACCGCCCGCGCCGTCGCCGCGCTGGACTCCCTCGACTCCACGTCGCCCTCGGCGCCGTGA
- a CDS encoding GntP family permease, producing the protein MTRLSVEMLAADPVEPITSAGHAQLGIAVLAGIAVIVLLITKFKLHAFLALTIGSLALGAFAGAPLDKVLTSFTTGLGTTVAGVGVLIALGAILGKMLADSGGADEIVDTILAKAGGRSMPWAMVLIASVIGLPLFFEVGVVLLIPVVLMVAKRGNYSLMRIGIPALAGLSVMHGLVPPHPGPLVAIDAVKADLGVTLALGVLVAIPTVIIAGPLFSRYAARWVDVPAPERMIPQRASEELEKRPGFGATLITIMLPVILMLSKALVDIVIDDKENTTQRVFDVVGSPLIALLASVLLGIFTLLRPAGFGKERVSGLVEKGLAPIAGILLIVGAGGGFKQTLIDTGVGQMILDISEDWSIPALLLAWLIAVAIRLATGSATVATVSAAGLVAPLAAGMSTGETALLVLAIGAGSLFFSHVNDAGFWLVKEYFGLSVGQTIKTWSVMETIISVVAGAIVLLLSLVI; encoded by the coding sequence GTGACCAGACTCAGCGTCGAGATGCTGGCGGCGGACCCCGTCGAGCCGATCACCTCGGCGGGACACGCGCAACTGGGCATCGCGGTACTGGCGGGCATCGCCGTCATCGTGCTGCTCATCACCAAGTTCAAGCTGCACGCCTTCCTGGCGCTGACCATCGGGTCGCTGGCGCTGGGAGCCTTCGCCGGGGCACCCCTCGACAAGGTCCTCACCAGCTTCACCACCGGCCTGGGCACCACGGTCGCCGGCGTGGGCGTGCTGATCGCGCTGGGCGCGATCCTCGGCAAGATGCTCGCCGACTCCGGCGGCGCCGATGAGATCGTCGACACGATCCTCGCCAAGGCGGGCGGCCGTTCGATGCCGTGGGCGATGGTGCTGATCGCCTCGGTGATCGGCCTGCCGCTGTTCTTCGAGGTCGGCGTCGTGCTGCTGATCCCGGTCGTGCTGATGGTCGCCAAGCGCGGCAACTACTCCCTGATGCGGATCGGCATCCCGGCGCTCGCGGGTCTGTCCGTGATGCACGGCCTGGTCCCGCCGCATCCCGGCCCGCTGGTCGCGATCGACGCGGTCAAGGCCGACCTCGGCGTGACGCTGGCGCTCGGCGTGCTGGTCGCCATCCCGACCGTGATCATCGCCGGTCCGTTGTTCTCCCGGTACGCGGCCCGGTGGGTGGACGTCCCGGCCCCGGAGCGCATGATCCCGCAGCGGGCCTCCGAGGAGCTGGAGAAGCGCCCCGGGTTCGGCGCCACGCTGATCACCATCATGCTGCCGGTCATCCTGATGCTGTCCAAGGCACTGGTCGACATCGTCATCGACGACAAGGAGAACACGACGCAGCGCGTCTTCGACGTCGTCGGCTCCCCGCTGATCGCCCTGCTCGCCTCGGTGCTCCTCGGCATCTTCACCCTGCTGCGCCCCGCCGGGTTCGGCAAGGAGCGCGTCTCCGGGCTCGTGGAGAAGGGCCTCGCGCCCATCGCGGGCATCCTGCTGATCGTCGGCGCGGGCGGCGGCTTCAAGCAGACGCTGATCGACACCGGCGTCGGCCAGATGATCCTGGACATCTCCGAGGACTGGTCGATCCCGGCGCTGCTGCTGGCCTGGCTGATCGCGGTGGCGATCCGGCTGGCGACCGGCTCGGCAACCGTGGCGACCGTCTCGGCGGCCGGCCTGGTCGCGCCGCTCGCGGCCGGCATGTCGACCGGTGAGACCGCCCTGCTGGTGCTGGCCATCGGCGCCGGCTCGCTCTTCTTCAGCCATGTGAACGACGCCGGGTTCTGGCTGGTGAAGGAGTACTTCGGGCTGAGCGTCGGCCAGACGATCAAGACCTGGTCCGTGATGGAGACGATCATCTCGGTGGTCGCGGGCGCGATCGTGCTGCTGTTGTCCCTGGTCATATAG